CGCCACGATTTATGACCAACCCCACAACATACTCCCCATTGTCTCCCTGGCCGCACCGCTTCGCGCTGCTGACGGTGATCGCGACCTTTCCGCTGCTCTTTGTCGGCGGTTTAGTCACCAGCCTGGGTGCCGGGTTAGCGGTGCCGGACTGGCCCACCACGTTCGGCTACAACATGTTCGCTTATCCGTGGTCACGGATGGTCGGCGGCATTTTCTACGAGCATAGCCATCGGCTGTTCGGCTCGGCAGTAGGATTGCTGACCATTTTGCTCGCTGTCAGTCTCTGGTGGTGGGAATCCCGTCCGTGGCTGCGTAAACTTGGCCTCGTCGCTCTGGGAGCAGTCATCCTACAAGGAACGCTCGGCGGATTACGTGTCGTGTTACTCCAGCAAACCTTAGCGATCGTTCATGCCTGTTTCGCCCAGGCATTTTTCGCGCTCGCAGCAAGTATCGCGCTCTTTACTTCCGAGGAATGGTGCGGACAGCCGGTCAAGTACGGCAGCCCTGATACCGAATCCATTCGACGGCTCGGATTGCTGACGATGGGCTTCCTCTATCTGCAACTGATTCTTGGTGCCATCGTGCGGCATCGTGGGGAACTCGTCGAATTGCATATGCTCGGCGCGGCAGTGGCCGCTGTGCATATCTTTCTGCTCGCGAGCCGGGCAGGCCGGGTGCAGGCAGCGGTCCCCAGGCTGGCACGGTCTGCAGCTTTGTTGCGCGGCCTTTTACTCGCACAGTTGAGCCTCGGCTTCGGGGCCTACTTTGCGAAATTCACCGCAGCAGGTATGTTCTTGAACCCATATCTGGTTCCACTAGCGACGAGTCACGTAGTCATTGGCGCACTGATGTTCGTCACCAGTGTCCGATTGACCTTGCGTGCCTTTCGCTTTCTCGGCTTGCCGTCACCAGTTTTGGATGCTCCGCTCGTTTCAGGAAACGTTTCCGTATGACATTGCAAACAGACACACTCACCATCGCCACTGACCGCACCCGCCGCCGGGCTGGGGATTTCGTCGAACTCACCAAACCCCGCATCGTGGTGATGGTCCTCATCACCACCTTTGTCGGATTTTACCTGGGCATCTCGGGCACCGCCGACTACCTGTGTCTGCTTCATACCCTCCTGGGCACGGCATTAGTCGCGGGTGGCACTTTGGCGTTGAATCAGGTCATAGAGCGTGAAGCCGACGCCAAAATGGAGCGCACCAAGATGCGCCCCTTGCCCGATGGACGGCTGCAACCGACAGAAGCCCTGGTGTTCGGCGCGCTCATTACGATCGGCGGTTTGCTCTATCTTGCGCTCCTCGTGAACCTACTGAGCGCCCTCGTCACCGCCGCCATCGTCATCAGCTATTTATTCGCGTACACCCCGCTCAAAATGAAGACCTCACTCTGCATGGTCATCGGTGCAGTCCCAGGAGCCCTGCCTCCAGTCATCGGCTGGGCAGCGGTGCGCGGCACGCTGGACCTCGAGGCCTGGGTGCTGTTCGCCATCATGTTCCTGTGGCAGATGCCTCATTCATTAGCTATTGGCTGGCTCTATCGCGAAGATTACGCGCGCGCCGGGTTTCGTTTACTGCCGGTGCTCGATCCTCAAGGGAAAAGCACCGGGCGACAGATTGTCACCAATTGCCTTGCGCTTCTAACCGTGGGCCTCCTCCCGACGTTAATCGGCTTCACCGGCATCGTGTACTTTTTCAGCGCGCTCGCATTGGGTGGCATGTTCCTGTGGTACGGCATCGCCTTGGCGCGTTCCTGCTCCCGCGAGGCTGCTCGGCGGCTGCTGTTCGCCTCGCTCGTCTATCTGCCCGTGCTGCTTGCCGTGATGGCGTTCGATAAGACGGGGTTCTGAGAAGATAAGACGGGGTTCTGAGAAGTCTTCGCCCGGAGCTAAAGACTCCGGGCTACGAAACAGCGCCCCGTGAACGGGGCTGAAAGCCGGCTTGAGCCGGCGCTGTCATGTAGCCCGGCGCTTCAGCGCCGGGGAAAAAGCGCACGGCCCGACTTCGCCGGCAGGGTCGCGTAGCTGGCGCACTTCAGACCTACGGCGTCACCAGCTTCTTGCCTTTGGCTGCGGACTCCCACACCTGCGTGTTCACCCGCAGCTCGTCGCCAATCACGAGGCCACTCGAAATCAGCCCGGCGTCTGGGTCAATCAACTCTGCCTCTTTGATGTTGACCGTGATCTCATACCGCCCCTTCTTGTCGTTGCGCTTGATAATCACCTTCTCATCCGCTTCCGGGTCACCCAAGGAATCATCCTTGGCATCTTTGAACGACCACGTAGTCCTTTTCTTATTCACCTTCCACCCGGCAGAGTTGGGCGGAATGGCAAAACATTCGACACTACCGTCAGCATCGAAGAAGCTGATGGCTACACCGTCAACAGGTGGATCGAGCGTCACCCCAGCGGAAGGGAAGTTGGCTATGAGAGAGATGACATCCTTGTTCGGATCAGGCTTGAGCGCGAAGCTGCCTTTGGAGACGGTCAGCGGGCCCGCTGGTTGGCACTCGTCATCCAGCAAATCGATCTTGCCGTCACCGTCGTCATCTATACAGTTGCCACAAATCTCCGGGGTCAGCTCGAACGCCCCGATATCACAGGCTGCCCCTTGCGGGCGAACAACGCCACGTTGGTCAGTGGCCGGACAATCCGCATCAGCAGGGCTGGCATTAACGGCAGGGCTACCCGTGACCAAGGCATGGGTCAGCGTCAGCCCGCCGTTGTTGGCAAGGTTAGCATCCAAGATATCGGTCAAGGCAGTCGGGTCACTGCCGTTCGAGGTGGCGGTGAGGTCAGTGGCACCAGGAATAAAGCCGGAGAAGGCTTGCGCGTTGGCAAGTTCATTGTGTCCAAGAAGATTGAAATTGTTGACGGTCACCGTGCTGAAATCGTTTGCTCCTGAAAAATCACGAATTTCAGCGCCGGCAGGGGCGACGTTGCCAGAGACCAGACTGCGGATGAGAGTGAGGACACCAAGGAAGTTGTTATTCACACCGCCGCCGTAATAGACGACCGCCATATTGCCCGAGATGGTGCTGTTGGTTACCGTAAAGGTGCCAAAGGCACGATTATATACGCCGCCGCCGCTCAAGTCCGCCGTATTGCCCGAAATGGTGCTATTGGTCACGGTGAGTGTGCCAGCATTCAGCACACAGCCGCCCCGGTAACCTATACCCCCGCTGAGCGTAGTGTCCTGAATAGTGAGATTGCCGGTTACTTCGATAAGACGAAACGATGGAGCGGCACTATCCTGCTGAATCGTGCTGTTGTTACCCGCAATGGTGATCTCCGTGGAAATCACGGGCAGCCCATTCCCACCGCCGATATCCGCCGTCAGCACATGCGTGCTGCTCGCTGGCAAACTGATCGTGTCCGCTCCGCTGCCAGCCGTGCAGCCACCAGTCGCGGAGTCGGTGTTCGCGGCGGTAATCGCATCGATCAGCGAGCATTGTCCATCAGCGTTGATGTCCGGCACGTTGGTGGTGACGTTGATCGTCGCAGCAATTGCGTGCCCTTGCCCGAGAGCCAGCAACAATGCGGCTCCGGCTAGCGACTGTGCAAACTTCCGCTGTAGTATGCGTCGCGTCCGACGCTGCAGGACGCGGAGTTGTCGGTAGTACGCTGTGAATTTAGGCAGCAGTTCCTGTTTACGACGTAGCATCTCTCGCACAAGCCAGGGGCTGTACTTGGCGGTTGCGGCGACTTGCGTATGCCAGGCTCCGAGAAGAGATTCTGGTCTCGGGGCAGGTTTGACGTGTGTGGACATGAGGGTTCCTCCTTTTCTCATGATCGTTCAGGCGTTTTCATGGCGTTCGAGAGCAGGTACAATCGTTGAACCACCATATGTTTTACGAATGGGACCCGGCAAAAGCCGCCACCAATAGACGAAAGCACGGCATCGATTTTGCCGATGCCGTCGGTGTCTTTGCCGACGAGTACGCGCTACGACGCGAAGACCCCGACGCAGTGGACGAACAACGCTTTGTCGCCCTGGGCTGGGACACCCTGGGAAGGCCGGTTGTCGTGGTGTACACCTATCGCGGCGAAGACATCCGGCTGATTTCGGCGCGGAAAGCCACCAAGAAAGAACGAGAGTACTATGCCAGAGAAAGACGCTGAAATGCGCAAAGAATACGACTTCTCCACCGCCGTTCGTGGGCCAATCTTCCCACCGCCTCCGGGCACCACCCGTGTCACTATCAGCCTGGATAACGAAGTCTTGGACTGGTTTCGCGCGCAGGTTCATGCCGCTGGCGGCGGGAACTATCAGACGCTGATGAACGATGCGCTCAAAGAGTATATGCGAGGTCATCAGCTTGAAGACATGCTTCGCCGCGTCATTCGGGAAGAGTTGCACGCGGACGCCTAGCTTCGACCGCGAGGGATGCGCGACCTCGCTGACGAGAGCCACTCTGTCCTTCCTTTGACCAAGGAGGAACCCTAGAGCACCGCTACAAAGGACAGGTCTGAAGAGAAGACGGAAGGTTATAAGGACAAAACTTGCTTGCTGCAATTGTCGAGCCGTCGCCTTGCGCGACGGAGAGGAATGAGCAGGCGCTGGGGAGAAGGGCAGTGCAGATGTACTTAAATGCAGCCATACAGGCGAAGTTCTGATGCGCGGAGAGTTGGTTTTCCATGCAGACACTACGCCATGTCCTGAGTTTCGTCAAGAAGAAAGTAGGGGCGGGGTGCATAACAATTCCGTGGTAATTGCCTATCGCATTGTAGGGGCGAGGTAACCTCGCCCCTACCGGTGGGAGGTTTCTCTGCAAGAGCCACAATTTTGTTATGCGCCCGTAGGGTTCGCGAACCGCCCCTACAACTTCAATAAGAATTCGCTATACTGCGCCAAATCTAAAGTGCTGGAGAATCGCCGAGAAGGCGAAGAAGACATTGTAGGCAATGATGAGCATGCACCGGCGTCAACTGCCGCACGCAAACCGTACACTTGCCCTTGGTCTCGTTCTCTTCATTCTTCTCTCTTTTGCGGCAACCCTTTGGTTCATTATCGTAGAATGACACTCCGCAGGCATTTTTATGACCGGCAGCTCCACTCAGCAATCACTCTTGGCAGCACCTTCCCACTCTCAGCTTCCCGTCAGCAATGCGCAACTTGGGGTTGTGATGCTGATCGCAGCAGAAACTATGCTCTTCGTTGGGTTGATCGGTGCATATGTGATGTTCCGTGTCGGGAGCGTGGCCTGGCCGTCGGCGCGGCTCTATCTGCCCGTTGGTGTCACTTTCCTGAACACTCTCGTACTCTTGGCCAGCAGCTACACTATGTGTCGTGCACAGTACGCAGCACGGGAACAGGCTCAACCTACCCTTGTCCGCCGTCTCACCCTAACTGCTGCCCTCGGCGTCTCGTTTCTCACTTTACAAGGCTACGAGTGGCTGCAACTCATTCATGATGGTCTCACCATCTCTACTGGCATCTACGGTGCCACCTTCTACACACTGATTGGCTGCCATGCGCTGCACGTGCTCGCCGCCGTCACGTGGCTCGGCGTGGTGCTGTCTCTTGCGCTTCGACGACGAGCAACTTCTGAGCATATCGCAGCCTGCGGGATGTATTGGCAGTACGTTTGTGCGCTGTGGCTGGCCTTGTTCGTGCTCGTGTACTTGAATTGATCGAGTGAATTGACAGGCGACGGCAGGCTCATCACAATGCCAGCGTGCGTCGTTGGATCGCTCGCTTTCTCTTGCTTCTCGTGTTTGCTTGGGTGGATGGAGCCTTGTCTTCGATTTTCGCTCAGGGCTGCGCCATGTGCCGGACGGTCATGCCCCAAGCCAACGAACCCATCGCCCGCGGCATGTTTTGGAGTGTGCTGTTCTTGATGACGGCACCGTTCGCTGTGAGCGCCATCATCGGCGGCTGGCTGTTTCAGCAATACCGACGCGCCCGACGATACCACCAAGAGAAGGAAAGTACGTGAACCAAGTCGCGGTCGATCATTCTGATTTTGCAACGCCCCTAGTTACCCCCGCAGCCCGTGCAGGTTGGGGCCGACTCGCCATGTTGCTCTTCCTCGCCAGCGACGCGATGACCTTTGGTGGGCTGCTCACTGGCACCCTAGTTTTGCGGGCGCACAGCAGCGATTGGCCAAATCCTGCGTCCACGCTAGCCTTGACTCTCGGCCTAGTGATGACGGTACTGCTCCTCGCCAGCAGCCTGACCATACAGCAAGCATTGTCCGCCGCGCGTCGCTCTCAGCGTCGGCATTTTCGATTCTTTCTGCTCTTGACTATCGGTGCCGGCATCGCATTCCTGGTGCTGCAAGCATACGAGTGGGTGCATTTGTTGAGCGAAGGCATGACCTTGCATGGCAATCCTTGGGGTGCGCCGTTGTTCGGCGCGACGTTCTACACTCTGACGGGCTTCCATGGATTACACGTCCTCGCCGGTGTGGTGTATCTCCTCGCCATCCTACGATACGGACTGAAACGATCGGAGCTGGCAACCTGCCACGAATCTGTCGAAATGGCCGGGCTCTACTGGCATTTCGTGGATATCGTGTGGCTGTTCGTGTTTACCTGTGTGTATATGTTGTAGCCAGCGGACCAGAGTGGTTAGTTCTTAGTGGTTAGTTATTAGTCGCACAGATAAAGAAGGCTCAGAGCAAGTAGTCAGAAACTACGAACTAAAAACAATGACGTACCTTCCCACCCTCAACGCCTGTCTGAACGCCACCAGCGCACTGTTGCTCATTACCGGCTTTTATTTCATCCGTCAGCGCAATATCGCCGCCCACCGTGTCTGCATGGTCTCGGCGGTCATCGTCTCGACCCTCTTTCTTATCTCGTATCTCACCTACCACTATTCGGCGGGAGCGACGCGCTTTCCCGGACAGGGTTTTGTTCGCATTCTCTACTTTGCGATCTTGCTATCGCACACTGTCCTCGCCGCTATCGTGCCGATCTTGGCACTCGTGACCCTCTGGCGCGCGGTTCGCGGACAATACGACAAACACCGCCGCCTCGCGCGGTGGACGCTGCCGATTTGGTTGTATGTGTCGATCACCGGAGTGATGGTGTACGTGATGCTATATCACCTGTATCCGGTACAGCGATAAGAAGATCTTGCGGGCAACATCTTGGCAGCGCGTTGCTCACAATCATTCCGTCTTTCGCAACGCCGTCATAGTCGCGAGCAAGAACGCCCCTCCCGCGAAAAGAACCGTGACAAGAAGCGAAGGAAGCAACGACGGCAGTTGCCCAACGCTGGCGGGGTTTCCCCAATAGAAGCAGCCGCGCAACGCCGCCATGCCGTAGGTGAGTGGATTCAAACGCATCAGCCAAGCTAACCAACTGGGCAATCCAGCAGATGGGAAGAATGCCCCGGACAAAAACCAGATCGGCATGAGAATTAAATTCATGACTGCGTGAAAGCCTTGAATCGATTGCATCCGCCATGCGATCGTGAGCCCCACACTGGTCAGCGCAAACGCTACCAACATCATGACGGTAAGAACGGCTGGAACCGCCATCGGAGAAAGAGAAATTCCCGCCACTGGCACCAGCAGCAGAAATAACGCCCCCTGAAACACTGCCAACGTCGCACCACCCAGCGCTTGTCCCATCACGATACTGGCACGCGACACCGGAGCCACGAGTACGCCTTGCAGGAACCCGGCCTTGCGATCTTCGATAACAGAAATGGTGGAAAAAATGGCGGTAAAGAGCAGCACTAGAACGATGATCCCAGGATACAGATACTCCAGGTAATCTGTCCCTTCTGGAGCGCCAGGCGGTCGAAACGACGCACGAAAGCCACTGCCGAGCAGCACCCAAAACATTAATGGCGTGCTCAGCGCGCTGAACACGCGGCTGCGCTGCCGCAGAAATCGCACGATTTCACGTTTCCATAAGGTCATCACCGGCAGAAAAAATTCGTTCACGTTGCCTGCCCCTCATTCTCTTCAGCCGTCCAAAATCGATGCCCGGTTTGATGAATAAATACGTCTTCTAAAGTTGGCCGCCCAAAGGTAACGGATTCCACTTCTCCGGGAAAAGCCTCCACTACCTCGCGCACGAATTCATGCCCGCGCGGGCGCTCGACCCGCAACGATCCATCCACCAAGACTGGTTCGCAACCGAACCGCAGAGCGATCTTTTCGCGCAACTCTTGTGGATGAGCCGCGCGAATCGCGACCACATCTCCCCCCACCTGCGCTTTGAGGGCGTCCGGCGTATCGAGCGCTACTAAATGCCCTTGGTGGAGAATCCCTACCCGATCGCAACGCTCGGCCTCTTCCATGATGTGCGTCGTCAGAATGACCGTGACTCCTTCTTGGTCGCGCAGTTGGACGAGATAGTGGTTGAAGTCGCGGCGCGCGCCCGGGTCCAAGCCTGTACTCGGCTCGTCGAGCAAGAGCAGCTTGGGTTTGTGCAATAATCCTTTCGCCAATTCCACCCGTCGCTGCATACCGCCGGAAAGGGTTTCGACCACATCGTGGGCGCGGTCCACGAGGCTGAGCCGCCGGAGCATCTCCGTCGCCCGTTCGTGCAGCAGTTTTCCTCGCAACCCGTAGAGATGACCGTGGTGGTGGAGATTTTCCATCACGGTGAGCTTCGGATCGAGACTGGGGTGTTGAAACACCACACCAAGATGCGAGCGCACGGCGTGCGGATTCTGCACCAGGCTTTGTCCGAAGACTTCCGCCTCACCACTGGTTGCGGGTAAAAGGGTTGAAAGAATTTTGAAAAGG
Above is a window of Deltaproteobacteria bacterium DNA encoding:
- the cyoE gene encoding protoheme IX farnesyltransferase, which gives rise to MTLQTDTLTIATDRTRRRAGDFVELTKPRIVVMVLITTFVGFYLGISGTADYLCLLHTLLGTALVAGGTLALNQVIEREADAKMERTKMRPLPDGRLQPTEALVFGALITIGGLLYLALLVNLLSALVTAAIVISYLFAYTPLKMKTSLCMVIGAVPGALPPVIGWAAVRGTLDLEAWVLFAIMFLWQMPHSLAIGWLYREDYARAGFRLLPVLDPQGKSTGRQIVTNCLALLTVGLLPTLIGFTGIVYFFSALALGGMFLWYGIALARSCSREAARRLLFASLVYLPVLLAVMAFDKTGF
- a CDS encoding heme-copper oxidase subunit III codes for the protein MAAPSHSQLPVSNAQLGVVMLIAAETMLFVGLIGAYVMFRVGSVAWPSARLYLPVGVTFLNTLVLLASSYTMCRAQYAAREQAQPTLVRRLTLTAALGVSFLTLQGYEWLQLIHDGLTISTGIYGATFYTLIGCHALHVLAAVTWLGVVLSLALRRRATSEHIAACGMYWQYVCALWLALFVLVYLN
- a CDS encoding COX15/CtaA family protein, with amino-acid sequence MTNPTTYSPLSPWPHRFALLTVIATFPLLFVGGLVTSLGAGLAVPDWPTTFGYNMFAYPWSRMVGGIFYEHSHRLFGSAVGLLTILLAVSLWWWESRPWLRKLGLVALGAVILQGTLGGLRVVLLQQTLAIVHACFAQAFFALAASIALFTSEEWCGQPVKYGSPDTESIRRLGLLTMGFLYLQLILGAIVRHRGELVELHMLGAAVAAVHIFLLASRAGRVQAAVPRLARSAALLRGLLLAQLSLGFGAYFAKFTAAGMFLNPYLVPLATSHVVIGALMFVTSVRLTLRAFRFLGLPSPVLDAPLVSGNVSV
- a CDS encoding heme-copper oxidase subunit III, yielding MNQVAVDHSDFATPLVTPAARAGWGRLAMLLFLASDAMTFGGLLTGTLVLRAHSSDWPNPASTLALTLGLVMTVLLLASSLTIQQALSAARRSQRRHFRFFLLLTIGAGIAFLVLQAYEWVHLLSEGMTLHGNPWGAPLFGATFYTLTGFHGLHVLAGVVYLLAILRYGLKRSELATCHESVEMAGLYWHFVDIVWLFVFTCVYML
- a CDS encoding BrnT family toxin; protein product: MFYEWDPAKAATNRRKHGIDFADAVGVFADEYALRREDPDAVDEQRFVALGWDTLGRPVVVVYTYRGEDIRLISARKATKKEREYYARERR
- a CDS encoding ABC transporter permease, which codes for MMTLWKREIVRFLRQRSRVFSALSTPLMFWVLLGSGFRASFRPPGAPEGTDYLEYLYPGIIVLVLLFTAIFSTISVIEDRKAGFLQGVLVAPVSRASIVMGQALGGATLAVFQGALFLLLVPVAGISLSPMAVPAVLTVMMLVAFALTSVGLTIAWRMQSIQGFHAVMNLILMPIWFLSGAFFPSAGLPSWLAWLMRLNPLTYGMAALRGCFYWGNPASVGQLPSLLPSLLVTVLFAGGAFLLATMTALRKTE
- a CDS encoding BrnA antitoxin family protein, with translation MRKEYDFSTAVRGPIFPPPPGTTRVTISLDNEVLDWFRAQVHAAGGGNYQTLMNDALKEYMRGHQLEDMLRRVIREELHADA
- a CDS encoding DUF420 domain-containing protein, encoding MTYLPTLNACLNATSALLLITGFYFIRQRNIAAHRVCMVSAVIVSTLFLISYLTYHYSAGATRFPGQGFVRILYFAILLSHTVLAAIVPILALVTLWRAVRGQYDKHRRLARWTLPIWLYVSITGVMVYVMLYHLYPVQR
- a CDS encoding ATP-binding cassette domain-containing protein → MPGELFAFLGPNGGGKTTLFKILSTLLPATSGEAEVFGQSLVQNPHAVRSHLGVVFQHPSLDPKLTVMENLHHHGHLYGLRGKLLHERATEMLRRLSLVDRAHDVVETLSGGMQRRVELAKGLLHKPKLLLLDEPSTGLDPGARRDFNHYLVQLRDQEGVTVILTTHIMEEAERCDRVGILHQGHLVALDTPDALKAQVGGDVVAIRAAHPQELREKIALRFGCEPVLVDGSLRVERPRGHEFVREVVEAFPGEVESVTFGRPTLEDVFIHQTGHRFWTAEENEGQAT